In one Platichthys flesus chromosome 3, fPlaFle2.1, whole genome shotgun sequence genomic region, the following are encoded:
- the LOC133945125 gene encoding uncharacterized protein LOC133945125: MELTITMLNGQSVRLTVNPQETVGCLKQVIEQKMKVPVQRQRLLFDNGQRTDLSDDLRSVGSYGLHSGSTLSLLVIEPAPVQVFLRNEKNVLTTYDITPEETVSDFKHRVKAREGVPESQQRLVYQGTEMSNDKAKLADYNVKALGTIELLMRLRGGN; this comes from the coding sequence ATGGAGTTAACCATCACTATGCTGAACGGGCAGTCCGTCAGACTGACGGTGAACCCCCAGGAGACGGTGGGCTGCCTGAAGCAGGTCATCGAGCAGAAAATGAAGGTGCCCGTTCAGAGGCAGCGGCTGCTGTTCGACAACGGCCAGCGGACTGACCTGAGCGACGACCTGCGGTCCGTGGGCTCCTACGGGCTGCACTCCGGCTCCACGCTGTCTCTGCTGGTGATCGAGCCGGCCCCCGTGCAGGTGTTCCTGAGGAATGAGAAGAACGTGCTGACCACCTACGACATCACTCCCGAGGAGACCGTGAGCGACTTCAAGCACAGGGTCAAGGCCAGGGAGGGAGTGCCGGAGTCGCAGCAGAGGCTGGTGTACCAGGGCACGGAGATGAGCAACGACAAAGCCAAACTGGCCGACTACAACGTGAAGGCCCTGGGCACCATCGAACTGTTAATGCGtctgagaggaggaaactga
- the LOC133945109 gene encoding glutamyl-tRNA(Gln) amidotransferase subunit C, mitochondrial-like → MSVFRIAATRTCRGVSLRNIRPPLKLTSPTETTKYGHLNLQSHISTVTRVFSSAPHNPKVPEFATWEPVPEDQLPPPTRIPVDLVDKLERLALVDFRTKEGLACLEKAIRFADQLHVVDTSGIEPMDSVLEDRVLYLRNDTVMERDCAEELLQLSKNTVEEYFVAPPGNIPLPTREERAELLKHSEF, encoded by the exons ATGTCCGTGTTTAGAATCGCTGCAACGCGCACATGTCGTGGTGTGTCACTGAGAAACATCAGACCTCCACTGAAGCTAACAAGCCCAACTGAAACAACAAAGTATGGACACTTGAACCTGCAGAGCCACATCTCCACTGTAACACGCGTGTTCAGCTCTGCACCACACAACCCAAAG GTGCCTGAGTTTGCAACATGGGAACCAGTACCAGAGGACCAACTACCCCCG CCCACACGAATCCCTGTAGACCTCGTGGACAAACTGGAGCGACTGGCCTTGGTGGATTTCCGGACCAAAGAGGGTCTGGCCTGTTTGGAGAAAGCGATACGGTTTGCAGATCAGCTTCATGTGGTTGACACGTCGGGGATTGAGCCCATGGATTCAGTCCTGGAGGACAG GGTTCTATACCTGCGGAATGACACAGTGATGGAAAGGGACTGTGCTGAGGAACTGCTTCAGCTCTCCAAAAACACAGTGGAAGAGTATTTTGTGGCTCCACCAG GAAATATTCCTTTACCAACGCGAGAGGAGAGGGCTGAGTTACTGAAACACTCAGAGTTCTGA
- the LOC133943339 gene encoding uncharacterized protein LOC133943339, translating into MAPKGKKHRAMGDEEWMPHLRRFAAVGVWPADAGNRPATRHTSTSWVTSAATGARVSTALDTSSVPPAPVDFASDECVSSAATSVAGPSAHPTPDPEPLAEHPVSASTAAARSEPGWLPAKLRKTIPAQDQKWISAALWKHHRLRSDLKLWYDPPLPALIYHQVPTPEPFFTHRLLLWMPYHLWKVRLSCPVCSKQLTGYRAHKRARQVLDVDSFYLLITETLWCSACKTSYISTSKPILDQLDVRHRLEFRLILTQRYACDIRVIRSLRKRALGNSPSRLVRQLRENHSAEWIRFLCRYFASCTDFADRQCLLPVTFQEPPEPVAIPSHRWMLPVYGRDILSRLDRIKANITCTFGSVLKMDSTKKITKKLSGLAKGTALWLTSVSNEVGQILISVLTAQEGPALDIMAADLIRRHSNAGVAPPQLLYVKTECCREGTVQTKLKQRFGGWPDIIVRLDIYNFMRRLASGCIKDAHPLYPTFMAKLSSCIFEWDSRDVALLRRAKRAQLVREGVPGITDKMVDLHITKGELALYCRRQTRGEQKTIISIECLLNELMGVKGRDSLGVPLLDKERMQHIWHLQRRHVKCIQDVPGVLLYTQMGTTTKEGIVLPKYRCARGSTSLESFHSHLNRFIPGTSANSLNFQLYLLEGLNRWNQDHQAAALAGKPPSNSGELVQGVNTNSVKVHGWKVVPSFQPPAVYTGELIGIDYLYRQTGRPLQDVQPDSEETDQMLEDVCPEEQLEEEGFEDVVLDPTIERLDLSSDPSPTSFSTPSSLHPTAAPPRPGRSSSAAASEHHLIEYEDTEMPPGPSAPPAGSLLPGSTRLSAAVSPAVRAAPSASRPAPPAGSLLPSSTRLSATVSPAVKAGPSASPPVTTAVARRAFPTKVLPGKVVNKRKSVPPPENPRPPKAVCPGLPSLRQLVTQQTRPHTSAPMPVVPPPIPFSGPFVFLSPQVLTVRLLAPAGPLPPPPPARRRYVRTTDINKCGQCHQPRLQENGHRQYYGCIYCPFKADMPHDQWLENMRRKRAAKK; encoded by the exons ATGGCTCCCAAAGGCAAAAAACACAGAGCTATGGGTGATGAGGAGTGGATGCCCCATCTGCGTAGGTTTGCTGCTGTAGGGGTCTGGCCCGCTGATGCAGGAAACCGGCCGGCAACACGCCACACCTCCACTTCATGGGTCACATCGGCTGCTACTGGAGCG AGAGTGTCAACTGCCTTGGAtacctcctctgttcctcctgccCCTGTGGACTTTGCCTCTGatgaatgtgtctcctctgctgcaacATCTGTGGCTGGTCCCTCAGCACATCCTACCCCTGACCCTGAGCCATTGGCTGAACATCCGGTGTCTGCTtctactgctgctgctcgttCAGAGCCTGGCTGGCTGCCTGCAAAGCTGAGGAAAACTATACCAGCTCAGGACCAGAAATGGAtttcagcagctctgtggaagCACCATCGCTTGCGCTCTGACCTTAAGCTGTGGTATGATCCTCCATTACCAGCGCTCATTTACCATCAGGTCCCCACTCCAGAGCCCTTTTTCACCCACCGACTTCTCCTATGGATGCCCTACCACCTGTGGAAGGTGAGGCTGTCCTGTCCAGTTTGTAGCAAACAGCTCACAGGCTATAGAGCCCACAAGAGAGCCCGCCAGGTTCTGGATGTGGACTCTTTTTACCTGTTAATAACTGAGACCCTGTGGTGCAGTGCATGCAAAACCAGTTACATTTCCACCAGCAAGCCAATATTGGACCAGCTAGATGTGCGACACAGGCTGGAGTTCAGACTGATCCTGACTCAAAG ATATGCCTGTGACATACGGGTGATTCGCTCTCTGAGGAAGAGGGCCCTGGGTAACAGCCCCTCCCGATTGGTCAGGCAGCTGAGGGAAAACCACAGTGCGGAGTGGATTAGGTTCCTCTGCCGGTACTTTGCCTCATGCACAGACTTTGCTGATCGGCAATGCCTGCTCCCTGTCACGTTCCAGGAGCCGCCTGAGCCAGTGGCTATCCCCTCTCACAGGTGGATGCTACCTGTGTATGGCAGAGACATTTTGAGCAGACTGGACCGCATCAAAGCAAACATTACATGCACTTTTGGAAGTGTCCTAAAAATGGACTCCACCAAAAAG ATCACCAAGAAGCTGTCAGGCTTGGCAAAGGGGACTGCCTTGTGGCTTACATCTGTGAGCAATGAGGTGGGCCAAATCCTCATCAGTGTCCTAACTGCTCAGGAGGGTCCAGCTCTGGACATCATGGCAGCTGATCTCATCCGGAGACACAGCAATGCTGGTGTGGCCCCTCCTCAGCTGCTGTATGTCAAAACTGAATGTTGTCGGGAGGGCACGGTACagaccaaattaaaacaacGATTTGGAGGGTGGCCAGACATCATCGTGAGGTTAGACATTTACAACTTCATGAGGCGACTGGCATCTGGCTGTATAAAGGATGCTCATCCTCTCTACCCCACCTTCATGGCCAAATTGTCCAGCTGCATCTTTGAGTGGGACAGCAGAGATGTTGCCTTGCTGCGGCGAGCCAAGCGGGCACAGCTGGTACGTGAAGGTGTACCGGGCATTACTGACAAAATGGTAGACCTCCATATCACCAAGGGCGAACTGGCCTTGTACTGCAGAAGGCAGACAAGGGGAGAGCAGAAGACAATCATCTCTATTGAATGCCTGCTCAATGAGCTGATGGGGGTAAAGGGCAGAGACTCTCTTGGTGTCCCTCTGTTGGACAAGGAGAGGATGCAGCACATCTGGCATCTCCAGAGGAGGCATGTCAAGTGCATTCAGGATGTACCGGGTGTGCTCCTCTATACCCAGATGGGCACCACCACCAAAGAGGGCATTGTTCTGCCAAAATACAGGTGTGCTCGAGGGTCCACATCACTTGAGTCCTTCCACTCACACCTGAACAGGTTCATTCCAG GGACGAGTGCCAACAGCCTTAATTTCCAGCTGTACCTCCTAGAAGGGCTTAATCGGTGGAACCAGGACCATCAAGCTGCAGCCCTGGCAGGCAAGCCTCCCAGTAACTCAGGGGAACTTGTTCAAGGAGTCAACACCAACAGTGTGAAGGTGCATGGATGGAAAGTTGTGCCCTCTTTTCAGCCCCCTGCTGTTTACACTG GGGAGCTCATAGGTATTGATTACCTGTACCGTCAGACCGGAAGGCCCCTGCAGGACGTACAGCCTGACTCAGAGGAGACCGACCAGATGCTGGAGGATGTCTGCCCTGAGGAACAGCTGGAAGAGGAGGGCTTTGAGGATGTTGTCTTGGACCCAACCATTGAGCGGCTGGACCTGTCCTCAGATCCATCACCTACCAGCTTTTcaactccctcttctctccacccTACTGCTGCTCCTCCTAGGCCTGGACGTAGCTCCAGTGCAGCAGCATCTGAGCATCATCTG ATTGAGTATGAGGACACAGAAATGCCCCCTGGCCCATCAGCCCCTCCTGCTGGTTCTCTACTGCCAGGTTCCACCAGGCTTTCAGCAGCTGTTTCTCCTGCTGTAAGGGCTGCTCCATCAGCATCccgtccagctcctcctgctggttCTCTACTGCCAAGTTCCACCAGGCTTTCAGCAACTGTGTCTCCTGCTGTAAAAGCTGGTCCATCAGCATCCCCACCAGTCACTACTGCTGTAGCGCGGCGG GCTTTTCCGACCAAGGTGTTGCCTGGAAAGGTAGTGAACAAGAGAAAGTCTGTTCCTCCACCCGAAAACCCTCGTCCTCCAAAGGCTGTCTGCCCAGGATTGCCTTCTCTGAGGCAGTTGGTCACACAGCAGACACGTCCACATACCTCTGCCCCTATGCCCGTTGTCCCCCCACCCATCCCTTTCAGTGgcccatttgtttttttgtccccACAAGTCCTTACAGTCAGGTTGCTTGCTCCCGCtggccccctcccccccccacctcctgccCGAAGACGGTATGTTCGGACAACAGACATAAACAAATGCGGTCAGTGTCACCAGCCCCGGCTTCAGGAAAATGGCCATCGTCAATATTATGGCTGTATATACTGTCCTTTTAAGGCCGACATGCCACATGACCAGTGGCTGGAGAACATGCGGAGGAAGAGGGCAGCAAAGAAATGA